One part of the Armatimonadota bacterium genome encodes these proteins:
- a CDS encoding DUF4255 domain-containing protein: protein MSNQLAFATVSFVLQQRLNQVVGSDVSSATATNTRPDGTGASPLPAPGVNIYLLQATYNGPMSDPFLPTMSADATRVARPVGAFDLTYMFTFHGDDSKWEPQRVQASVLRHIHTNPEIGKDTIRSLISALPGTHALKKSDLADQFENVKLTPAKMTLDDLSKIWSVFFQKPYALTSIYYASVVLLESDISTEASLPILKVVGDVTVMSDVRIDSIDPPMASVAAGTKIVLTGINLLGDNFVYQVGGVDATVDLANSTSSSVTVSLGGGLLSGPATVVVQKPSPFGAGHVGANSNVATVQLFPAVNTISFTPAAGPTPAQFDVTLTPNVELAQTAALVLNRLTPPSAGKPWSYLLPATPRSAATGSLNFVSLGVEAGDYLYRVRIDGVDTPLSFNGTSYDGPKVTVT, encoded by the coding sequence ATGAGCAATCAACTGGCATTCGCGACGGTCAGCTTCGTGCTTCAGCAACGGTTGAACCAGGTGGTGGGGTCGGACGTGTCGTCGGCGACCGCGACCAACACGCGACCAGACGGCACCGGCGCGTCGCCGTTGCCCGCGCCTGGGGTCAACATCTATCTGCTTCAGGCGACTTATAACGGGCCGATGTCGGACCCGTTCTTGCCGACGATGTCGGCGGATGCCACCCGCGTCGCTCGTCCGGTGGGGGCGTTCGACCTGACCTACATGTTCACATTCCACGGCGACGACTCGAAGTGGGAGCCGCAACGCGTGCAGGCCAGCGTCCTGCGCCACATTCACACCAACCCGGAGATTGGCAAGGACACGATTCGGTCGTTGATCTCGGCGTTGCCAGGCACCCACGCGCTCAAGAAGAGCGATTTGGCCGACCAATTTGAGAACGTGAAGCTGACGCCGGCGAAAATGACGCTGGACGATCTATCCAAGATTTGGTCGGTTTTCTTCCAAAAGCCGTACGCTCTGACCAGCATTTACTACGCGTCCGTAGTGCTGTTGGAATCGGATATTTCCACCGAGGCATCGCTCCCGATTCTGAAAGTGGTGGGCGATGTGACGGTGATGTCGGACGTACGGATCGACTCGATCGACCCGCCGATGGCTTCGGTTGCCGCAGGCACCAAGATCGTGCTGACCGGCATCAACCTACTTGGCGACAACTTTGTGTACCAGGTTGGCGGGGTCGATGCAACGGTGGATTTGGCGAACTCGACTTCGAGTTCGGTAACGGTATCCCTGGGGGGCGGATTGCTGTCGGGACCGGCGACGGTCGTGGTCCAAAAGCCGAGCCCGTTTGGCGCGGGGCACGTCGGCGCGAACTCCAATGTGGCGACGGTTCAGCTTTTCCCGGCCGTCAATACCATCTCGTTCACACCCGCGGCGGGCCCAACTCCCGCCCAATTTGACGTGACGTTGACGCCGAATGTCGAATTGGCGCAGACGGCGGCGCTGGTGCTCAACCGACTGACTCCGCCCTCGGCGGGCAAGCCGTGGTCGTACCTTCTGCCTGCTACTCCACGAAGCGCGGCTACCGGTTCTTTGAACTTTGTCTCGCTTGGCGTCGAGGCGGGCGACTACCTGTACCGGGTCCGAATCGACGGCGTCGACACGCCGCTTTCGTTCAATGGAACCTCCTACGATGGGCCCAAGGTGACGGTGACATGA
- a CDS encoding DUF4157 domain-containing protein: protein MADKAPATATATPAASLTKVPRPMIQRKCACGGTVGPSGMCAECEKKQKEKGKIQRKGAGSVASIPSSVGSVLGGVGQPLDAGTRSSMESRFGTSLGAVRVHTDSRAAESARSLNAQAYTVGNNIVFDHGQYSPTSAGGSRLLAHELAHTIQQGGLQTKSYSDLSVSPSNSPLEIEADRAAEAVTSGFAAPALSKVNTPVVSRATPNTTSTTVTPTPTPPAVVPTTPTPSPTPATPTASTSSGPCTLTNVPAGADCAALVAAGVKAIIGNSAANRIFVLDDFPLNQNKGEVAVKLYEQLAQAGQLIAVMNTSGTGGSTALKQGRDDSDMLRKAWLQKYSWTSVTGPSNWQKLSGGPLISPFKPVRFDKVTCHMDHIQELQVGGAGNPSNIQVLDPDPNIESGRDINSFLKQKATDIVSALGSPTPPTISLQFKSIQKVGAAPQLTLSTGQLSCLGVEMALLTGKNPTAGTGTAVTANRTQVLLYAGVQSASAYLNKGNPVTDLTNTTVLENRGVMLLVPGFILTKYTRAATSSGTDKINAEIDPNKLGNRTSQTRIPVTISSQTPFQFDSVAGSPSLAAPVTVSGATPPAPASGPAPAAPTGTVTPGQAGVEAGSAAETRMIKAKKSPSKVAFHYPYLSEGSLNVTPDEEGVLTGTGTLKPSIPLLKGKTLDLTLAPDKLSAVLKSGMVGTKLFGIGTITDASLTADLLPTLGASGNLSIAFGSTAKPIATTSLTLSADPTNGFMATGKLIVNIPQIDQAEGDVTYKNGAWFGQITISTSQIRIPMVKSSTLVVSFSEKGVQVAGGVVMDVKGNPVNLNANLVNGTWVFTGGATLTFSPLRPVHLSFRYANEKLTAEGDTTFGFKGLEGKVHVKYDDGVVTGDGTLNMNKGRMTGTINAHYTRNGNITADGKISYKITDNLVASVGIEVDEKQNVRLTGELTFPKPIQLFSRIGNNINLFSIRTDIPIAGISVGPVSIGLVFRIEGGLGFDYGVGPGQIRNLHLSAAFNPFDDDPKFDLKGGGQLYIPAGAGVSASIRGALAVSAGIASVSGGITATARAGLDAALTADLDIEYKEGRFTLDSTVALIGKPVLDFGLEANIEAEAGALGVSYKYHKGYQLASFTLPSDMEMGAKFPIHYASNEAFKFPSLSDIQVIKPNIDVKGLMNSMLTKVGAL, encoded by the coding sequence ATGGCCGATAAAGCTCCTGCAACCGCCACGGCGACCCCCGCTGCGAGCTTGACGAAGGTGCCACGACCGATGATTCAGCGCAAGTGCGCGTGCGGAGGGACGGTTGGCCCTTCTGGGATGTGCGCCGAGTGCGAAAAGAAGCAGAAAGAAAAGGGCAAGATTCAGCGCAAAGGGGCGGGCTCAGTGGCCTCGATCCCGTCGTCGGTCGGTTCGGTTTTGGGTGGCGTTGGTCAGCCTTTGGACGCGGGCACTCGGTCGTCGATGGAGTCGCGATTTGGCACCAGCCTGGGGGCGGTCCGGGTTCATACCGACTCGCGGGCGGCGGAGTCGGCTCGCTCGTTGAACGCCCAGGCGTACACGGTCGGGAACAACATTGTTTTTGATCACGGCCAGTACAGCCCGACCAGCGCGGGCGGCTCGCGGCTGTTGGCGCACGAGCTGGCCCACACGATCCAGCAGGGCGGATTGCAGACCAAGAGCTATAGTGACCTCTCGGTTTCTCCGTCCAACTCGCCGCTAGAGATCGAGGCGGATCGCGCCGCCGAAGCGGTGACGTCGGGCTTTGCCGCACCGGCGCTCTCGAAGGTGAACACGCCGGTCGTCTCGCGGGCAACGCCCAACACGACCTCGACGACGGTGACGCCAACCCCGACTCCGCCCGCAGTGGTGCCAACCACGCCGACGCCTAGCCCCACGCCTGCCACACCGACAGCGTCCACGTCTTCAGGTCCTTGCACCCTCACCAACGTGCCCGCCGGAGCCGACTGCGCAGCCCTCGTGGCGGCGGGAGTCAAGGCGATCATCGGAAACTCGGCTGCCAATCGAATCTTCGTATTGGATGACTTCCCGCTCAATCAAAACAAGGGCGAGGTGGCGGTGAAGCTATACGAGCAGTTGGCGCAGGCGGGGCAGTTGATCGCGGTGATGAACACGTCGGGCACGGGCGGAAGCACGGCGTTGAAGCAAGGCCGCGATGACTCGGACATGCTGCGCAAGGCATGGCTCCAGAAGTATTCGTGGACGTCGGTCACTGGGCCATCCAACTGGCAGAAGCTGAGTGGCGGCCCGCTCATCTCACCGTTTAAGCCGGTGCGGTTCGACAAAGTGACGTGCCACATGGACCATATCCAGGAGCTTCAGGTGGGCGGCGCGGGTAACCCATCGAACATTCAGGTTTTAGACCCCGATCCGAACATCGAAAGCGGTCGGGACATCAACTCGTTTTTGAAGCAGAAGGCCACGGATATCGTCAGCGCGCTTGGCTCGCCGACTCCGCCGACCATCTCGCTACAGTTCAAGTCGATCCAGAAGGTTGGCGCTGCGCCGCAGCTAACCCTGTCGACTGGTCAACTAAGCTGTCTGGGGGTCGAGATGGCTCTGCTGACGGGCAAGAATCCGACCGCAGGGACGGGCACAGCCGTTACGGCCAACCGAACTCAGGTGCTGCTGTACGCAGGCGTCCAGTCGGCGTCGGCATACCTCAACAAGGGTAATCCGGTTACAGACCTTACGAACACCACAGTGCTGGAGAATCGCGGCGTGATGTTGTTGGTGCCTGGCTTCATTCTCACCAAATACACGCGGGCGGCAACGAGCTCAGGCACCGACAAGATTAACGCTGAGATCGACCCGAACAAGCTGGGTAATCGCACCAGCCAAACCCGCATCCCGGTGACGATTTCGAGTCAGACGCCTTTCCAGTTTGATTCGGTGGCCGGTTCTCCCAGTCTTGCCGCACCAGTAACCGTCAGCGGCGCGACGCCACCTGCTCCCGCTTCGGGTCCTGCTCCGGCGGCTCCGACCGGAACCGTCACTCCCGGCCAAGCCGGAGTCGAGGCGGGCAGTGCCGCCGAGACGCGCATGATCAAGGCGAAGAAGTCGCCATCCAAGGTCGCGTTCCACTACCCGTACCTCAGCGAAGGCTCACTAAACGTCACCCCCGACGAAGAGGGTGTGCTTACCGGTACCGGAACACTCAAGCCGTCGATCCCGCTGTTGAAGGGCAAGACGCTAGACCTCACGCTCGCTCCAGACAAACTCTCGGCTGTCCTTAAGAGCGGTATGGTGGGCACAAAGCTGTTCGGGATCGGCACCATCACGGACGCCAGCCTGACCGCCGACCTTTTGCCGACTCTGGGTGCGAGCGGCAACCTTTCGATCGCCTTTGGTAGCACGGCCAAACCAATCGCCACGACCAGCCTGACCCTTTCTGCTGACCCAACGAACGGCTTCATGGCGACCGGAAAGCTGATCGTCAACATCCCTCAGATCGACCAAGCCGAAGGCGACGTCACCTACAAAAATGGCGCCTGGTTTGGCCAAATCACGATCTCCACTTCGCAGATTCGCATTCCGATGGTGAAGAGCAGCACGCTGGTGGTGAGCTTCAGCGAAAAAGGCGTGCAGGTTGCGGGCGGGGTCGTGATGGACGTCAAAGGCAACCCGGTCAACCTCAACGCGAATCTGGTCAATGGAACATGGGTTTTCACCGGCGGGGCGACGCTGACTTTCAGTCCGTTGCGTCCAGTGCATTTGTCGTTCCGCTACGCCAACGAAAAGCTGACCGCCGAAGGCGACACGACGTTCGGTTTTAAGGGTCTGGAGGGCAAGGTTCACGTCAAATACGACGATGGCGTGGTCACCGGCGACGGCACGCTGAACATGAACAAGGGGCGGATGACGGGCACGATCAACGCCCACTACACCCGCAACGGCAACATCACCGCCGACGGAAAGATTTCATACAAAATCACCGATAACCTCGTCGCCAGTGTGGGCATCGAGGTGGACGAAAAGCAGAACGTTCGGCTGACCGGCGAACTGACTTTCCCGAAGCCGATCCAACTTTTCTCCCGCATCGGAAACAACATCAATCTGTTCTCGATCCGCACCGATATTCCCATCGCTGGCATCAGTGTCGGTCCGGTGTCGATCGGCTTAGTGTTCCGAATCGAAGGTGGTCTCGGGTTCGACTATGGCGTGGGACCTGGGCAGATTCGCAACCTGCATCTTTCGGCGGCGTTCAACCCGTTCGATGACGACCCCAAGTTCGACCTTAAAGGCGGGGGGCAACTGTACATTCCTGCCGGAGCAGGCGTTTCGGCGAGCATTCGCGGAGCGCTTGCGGTTTCGGCAGGCATCGCTTCGGTGAGCGGTGGTATCACAGCGACGGCTCGGGCGGGGCTCGACGCGGCGCTGACGGCGGACCTGGATATCGAGTACAAGGAGGGGCGATTTACGCTCGATAGCACCGTCGCTCTGATCGGAAAGCCGGTCCTCGACTTCGGGCTGGAAGCCAACATTGAGGCAGAGGCAGGGGCTTTGGGTGTGTCGTACAAGTACCACAAGGGTTACCAACTCGCCAGCTTCACGCTTCCTTCAGACATGGAGATGGGGGCCAAGTTCCCGATCCATTACGCATCCAACGAAGCCTTCAAGTTCCCGTCGCTAAGCGACATCCAGGTGATCAAACCCAATATCGACGTGAAAGGACTGATGAATTCGATGCTAACCAAGGTAGGTGCCCTATGA
- a CDS encoding AAA family ATPase — protein MISSAQWQQANQEFIEIALERVRFRLALMAGTDENLLAEDIAVLDRRLVAATERMPAPSAFHQLCESFRLTDFEAELVLLCAAMETLPRFGDLCAACQGDPLLTFPTFGLAMAALPNPSWVAVSPAGVLRKLRLIEVEGGLSLVRNRIRISERLLHFLLGLDILEPSLPFITRCEPVDTPASAMALRLRDVTMAWVGHRARTMQIVGQNAERCFVEACQCIGLQPFRVDAVNLPEPIEEFADVWAREALLTTGALLVTNPEANLPAVTKLAARANFPLYLATSERVDLPDTVDTYLDPAPTAEVTDLWARALGDKAGPLLGELEILSETFRLNPDQIQGIADLAGGAPDVKAALWDGCRAATRRRLDQIAHRIQSQMRWADLVVADDTKAVLTDIASHVRNRSRVYGEWGFGERNVRGLGISALFAGPSGTGKTLAAEVIAGELNLDLYVIDLSQLVSKYIGETEKNLRRVFQAAEGAGAVLVFDEADAVFGQRSEVRDSHDRYANMEVSYLLQLTESYRGLVILTTNMRQSLDQAFMRRIRFVAHFAFPEYAQRRAMWERAFPERVPMTELDYDALAKLNLTGGNIRSIAINAAFRAAAEGTPVTMGQIAIAARAEFAKHDRPVPEHELSGDGW, from the coding sequence ATGATCTCGAGCGCACAGTGGCAACAAGCGAACCAGGAGTTCATCGAAATCGCGCTGGAGCGCGTGCGGTTCCGGCTGGCCCTGATGGCGGGCACGGACGAGAATCTGCTGGCTGAAGACATCGCGGTTTTGGATCGTCGGCTGGTTGCGGCTACCGAGCGGATGCCTGCGCCAAGCGCCTTCCATCAATTGTGCGAGTCGTTCCGCTTGACCGATTTCGAGGCGGAACTTGTGCTTCTGTGCGCAGCGATGGAGACGTTGCCCCGCTTCGGCGACCTGTGTGCCGCGTGTCAGGGCGATCCATTGCTGACGTTCCCGACGTTCGGCCTGGCGATGGCAGCGTTACCCAATCCGTCGTGGGTGGCCGTCTCCCCGGCGGGCGTACTTCGAAAGCTCCGGCTGATCGAAGTTGAGGGTGGACTCTCGTTGGTGCGGAACCGAATCCGCATCTCGGAGCGGCTCTTGCACTTCCTGCTTGGGCTGGACATTTTGGAGCCGTCGCTTCCGTTCATCACTCGATGCGAGCCGGTCGATACGCCCGCCTCGGCGATGGCTTTGCGCCTGCGCGATGTGACGATGGCATGGGTTGGGCATCGGGCGCGAACCATGCAGATCGTGGGACAAAACGCGGAGCGATGCTTCGTCGAGGCGTGCCAGTGCATCGGTCTTCAACCCTTCCGCGTGGATGCCGTGAACCTGCCCGAGCCGATCGAAGAGTTTGCCGACGTTTGGGCCCGGGAAGCATTGCTGACGACCGGCGCGCTACTGGTCACCAACCCAGAAGCGAACCTGCCCGCCGTGACCAAACTGGCGGCGCGGGCCAATTTCCCGCTTTACCTGGCTACGTCGGAGCGGGTGGACTTGCCGGACACGGTCGATACCTATCTTGATCCCGCGCCGACTGCCGAAGTGACCGACCTCTGGGCGCGGGCTCTGGGCGATAAGGCTGGACCTCTGCTGGGTGAGTTGGAAATTCTTTCCGAGACGTTCCGGCTAAACCCTGATCAGATTCAGGGCATCGCTGACTTGGCGGGTGGGGCCCCGGATGTGAAGGCCGCCCTGTGGGATGGTTGCCGAGCCGCGACACGTCGCCGGTTGGATCAGATCGCCCACCGGATTCAGTCGCAGATGCGGTGGGCGGACCTCGTGGTCGCCGACGACACGAAGGCGGTTTTGACCGATATCGCCTCCCATGTGCGCAACCGAAGTCGGGTCTATGGCGAGTGGGGATTCGGTGAGCGAAACGTGCGCGGGCTTGGCATCAGCGCGCTGTTCGCAGGTCCCAGCGGCACGGGAAAGACCCTCGCGGCAGAGGTCATCGCGGGCGAGTTGAATCTGGACCTGTACGTCATCGACCTCAGCCAGTTGGTAAGCAAGTACATCGGCGAAACCGAGAAGAATCTGCGCCGGGTGTTCCAGGCCGCCGAGGGCGCGGGAGCCGTGCTGGTGTTCGACGAAGCGGACGCGGTGTTCGGTCAGCGAAGCGAGGTGCGGGACAGCCACGACCGGTACGCCAACATGGAGGTGAGCTACCTGCTTCAACTGACGGAGTCGTACCGAGGGCTGGTCATCCTCACCACCAATATGCGCCAGTCGCTGGATCAGGCCTTCATGCGCCGCATCCGGTTTGTGGCCCATTTCGCCTTTCCCGAGTACGCCCAGCGCCGGGCGATGTGGGAGCGCGCCTTCCCGGAGCGAGTGCCGATGACCGAGCTGGACTACGACGCACTGGCCAAGCTGAACCTGACCGGTGGCAACATCCGAAGCATCGCCATCAATGCCGCTTTTCGAGCCGCAGCCGAGGGAACGCCGGTGACGATGGGGCAAATCGCCATCGCCGCACGGGCCGAATTCGCCAAGCACGACCGACCAGTGCCGGAGCACGAGCTATCGGGGGACGGATGGTAA